One Rhododendron vialii isolate Sample 1 chromosome 2a, ASM3025357v1 genomic region harbors:
- the LOC131316038 gene encoding uncharacterized protein LOC131316038: MEDMVKTARLYYSKSSPDIKQAAHNFFNSLDNNNDGKVSLHEFLCFMRQEGHTKMSNRHFFKELDEDGSGNLEFMEVMALYYVIKSGRPFCSGCDKFIPGMYFACKKCFENGHNSFCVCPECYDDELFLHEHVQFLDNYALLEARRMQGIATYSNQHKPSSSVTITELDPTFTTNAVVRYERPKPELGHFAYKAAVIGLNLFNTALSASSWLSCTIM; the protein is encoded by the exons ATGGAGGATATGGTCAAGACTGCTAGACTCTACTATAGTAAAAGCTCACCAGACATCAAACAAGCAGCACACAATTTTTTCAATTCACTCGACAACAACAACGACGGGAAGGTGAGTCTCCATGAATTTCTATGTTTTATGCGGCAGGAAGGCCACACGAAAATGAGCAATCGCCATTTCTTCAAAGAACTGGACGAAGATGGGAGTGGAAACCTAGAATTCATGGAAGTTATGGCTCTTTACTACGTAATCAAAAGTGGGAGGCCGTTTTGTAGTGGGTGCGATAAGTTTATTCCGGGAATGTATTTCGCTTGCAAAAAATGCTTCGAAAATGGCCACAACTCGTTTTGCGTTTGTCCAGAGTGTTACGATGATGAACTTTTTCTTCATGAGCATGTCCAGTTCTTGGATAACTATGCTTTGTTGGAAGCCAGGAGAATGCAAGGGATTGCTACTTATTCGAACCAGCACAAG CCAAGCTCATCTGTTACCATTACTGAACTTGATCCAACATTCACAACAAATGCTGTTGTTCGTTATGAACGACCCAAACCA GAATTGGGGCATTTTGCGTACAAAGCGGCTGTAATAGGGTTGAACCTGTTTAACACTGCATTGAGCGCATCTTCATGGCTCAGCTGTACCATTATGTGA